A genomic segment from Malaclemys terrapin pileata isolate rMalTer1 chromosome 1, rMalTer1.hap1, whole genome shotgun sequence encodes:
- the LOC128833960 gene encoding olfactory receptor 52E4-like, with translation MSEYNTTDFTSPSTFILLGIPGLEAAHVWISIPFCTMYTIAIFGNFIILFIVKREPSLHGPMYYFLCMLAVTDLVLSTSILPKTLSIFWFNSREIDFSACFTQMYFIHSFLVMESGILVAMALDRYVAICSPLRYSTTLTNILVAKIGLAVVLRGSTIVLPYLLLARQWPYCRTNIIPHTHCEHMAVVKLACADIRINSYYGLFVVFSVICVDVFLIAMSYTQILRAIFSLPTKDTRLKTFGTCSSHLCVILTFYSSAIFSSLMHRFGHNVSLHFHVLISNVYLLVPPMVNPIIYGVRTKQIRSRVLRIFAHKGT, from the coding sequence ATGTCAGAATACAACACAACTGACTTCACCagcccctccaccttcatcctgctgggcattcctggcctggaggcagcccacgtctggatctccatccccttctgcaccatgtacaCCATAGCCATCTTTGGGAATTTCATTATTCTGTTCATTGTAAAGAGGGAGCCGAGCCTCCatgggcccatgtactatttcctctgcatgctggctgtcaCCGACTTGGTTCTGTCCACATCCATCCTGCCCAAAacgctgagcatcttctggttcaattccagggagatcgatttcagtgcctgcttcacccagatgtacttcattcactCTTTCTTAGTGATGGAGTCTGGGATCCTCGTGGCCATGGCTTTGGATCGTTACGTGGCCATCTGCAGTCCTCTGAGATATTCCACCACTCTGACAAACATTCTGGTGGCCAAGATCGGCCTGGCTGTGGTGTTGCGTGGCAGCACAATCGTTCTGCCCTATCTCCTTCTGGCTAGgcagtggccatattgcagaaccaacatcatcccccacaCGCACTGTGAACACATGGCCGTGGTGAAGCTTGCCTGCGCCGACATCCGCATCAATAGTTACTACGGCCTTTTTGTTGTATTCTCTGTGATCTGTGTGGATGTGTTTCTTATTGCTATGTCCTATActcagatcctcagggccatcttcagcctccccacaaaggacacccggctcaagacttttgggacctgcagctcccacctctgTGTCATCTTAACCTTTTATAGCTCAGCTATCTTCTCCTCTCTCATGCACCGGTTTGGCCACAATGTTTCCCTGCATTTCCATGTGCTGATTTCCAACGTGTACCTCCTGGTGCCCCCCATGgtaaaccccatcatctatggggtgaggaccaaacagatcagGAGCAGGGTGCTCCGGATCTTTGCTCATAAAGGGacctaa